Proteins encoded together in one Mycobacterium noviomagense window:
- a CDS encoding acyl-CoA dehydrogenase family protein yields MDVRLTAEQQQLRDAAAKLADDLGPGSVQALDDEARITRLDKQIEATGWRSLRSDGASGIEVAVVAEEFGRGLVDAPFLGPVLADDLTRHVGVGERATVAVDGRAFDARGYRRALLLDGTRVLAADLDTACGGADLTRADASILGSPAIVGEINDDIAGRWLALALVTTTADLVGTARGAHTLACDYAQIREQYGKPIGSYQAVAHLLAESLALIEGSVSVLRHAAWAVDELDPAKAIRAARVAKIYCARAARTVCETAVQVHGGIGNTWECLAHVFLRRALTSTELWPVKLEEIDIGLS; encoded by the coding sequence ATGGATGTCCGTCTGACAGCTGAACAGCAGCAACTGCGCGACGCCGCCGCCAAGCTCGCCGACGACCTTGGCCCGGGATCGGTGCAGGCTCTCGACGACGAGGCTCGAATCACCAGGCTGGACAAGCAGATCGAGGCGACGGGCTGGCGGTCGCTTCGCAGTGACGGCGCGTCGGGCATCGAGGTGGCCGTCGTGGCCGAGGAGTTCGGTCGAGGTCTTGTGGACGCCCCGTTCCTCGGCCCGGTCCTCGCGGACGACCTGACCCGCCACGTCGGCGTGGGCGAGCGTGCCACGGTGGCGGTCGACGGCCGCGCCTTCGACGCCCGCGGATATCGACGTGCTCTGCTGCTCGACGGGACGAGGGTGCTGGCCGCTGATCTCGATACCGCCTGTGGCGGCGCCGATCTCACCAGAGCCGATGCGAGCATCCTGGGATCCCCTGCGATCGTGGGCGAAATCAATGACGACATCGCCGGGCGATGGCTGGCGCTCGCGCTGGTCACCACCACCGCCGACCTGGTCGGCACCGCCCGCGGCGCGCACACCCTGGCGTGTGACTACGCGCAAATCCGTGAGCAGTATGGGAAACCGATCGGGTCGTACCAGGCCGTCGCGCACCTGCTGGCCGAAAGCCTCGCCCTGATCGAGGGCTCGGTGAGCGTGCTGCGCCACGCCGCCTGGGCGGTCGACGAACTCGACCCGGCCAAGGCGATACGGGCCGCCCGCGTCGCGAAAATCTACTGCGCCCGCGCCGCGCGGACGGTGTGTGAGACCGCCGTCCAGGTGCACGGCGGCATCGGCAACACCTGGGAATGCCTGGCGCATGTTTTTCTGCGCCGCGCGCTGACATCCACCGAGCTGTGGCCCGTGAAGCTGGAGGAGATCGACATTGGACTTTCGTGA
- a CDS encoding class I adenylate-forming enzyme family protein, translating to MTEPAALVYEERQYSMPQLDTLAGGVASLLAKRGVTAGQRVALMSSNRPEFVAALRAIWQLGATVVLISPAWKRAEVGHALALTQPAHAVGDHPVLAELMPMLHLDEPITPGDLPSDRPVADTDAVLVFSSGTTDLPKAVRHTHASLCAAVGHWRDALQLTSRDRIQIATPPSHILGLLNIVTALQTGVWLRLHRRFDVEAVLHHIESDRITVEMAVAPIAMAIASHPELESYDLSSLRFIMWGATPVSQSVAETVARRTGVGWVPAYGTTELPVIACNPLDGARLDSVGRAVPGVQLRVVSLQTGEPVGPGEVGEIQARSPSLMAGYLPEDAEAFCDGWFRTGDVGYLDSGGWLRITDRHKEMIKVRGFQVAPAEIEAVLHGHPAVKDCAVFGVPDGVNGEAVVAAVAAQSPVDAAELSDRVAERLASYKRLSRVVFVSDIPRLPSGKVLRRVLKERYGCPSDS from the coding sequence GTGACCGAGCCGGCGGCGCTCGTGTACGAGGAGCGGCAGTACAGCATGCCGCAGCTCGACACATTGGCCGGCGGCGTGGCGTCGCTCCTCGCCAAGCGTGGTGTCACGGCCGGTCAACGTGTCGCGTTGATGTCGTCCAACCGACCCGAATTCGTGGCCGCGCTGCGTGCCATCTGGCAGTTGGGTGCGACGGTGGTGCTGATCAGCCCCGCCTGGAAGCGCGCAGAAGTGGGGCACGCGCTCGCGCTGACGCAACCGGCCCACGCAGTCGGAGACCATCCCGTGCTGGCCGAGCTAATGCCGATGCTGCATCTCGACGAGCCGATCACGCCGGGCGACCTGCCCAGCGACCGCCCGGTTGCAGATACCGATGCGGTGTTGGTGTTCAGCTCTGGCACCACCGACCTTCCCAAAGCGGTCCGGCACACCCATGCCTCGCTGTGCGCCGCGGTCGGGCACTGGCGCGACGCGCTACAGCTGACCTCTCGTGACCGGATCCAAATCGCCACGCCGCCGTCGCACATCCTGGGTCTGCTCAACATCGTTACCGCGCTGCAGACAGGGGTCTGGCTGCGGCTGCATCGCCGCTTCGACGTCGAGGCCGTGTTGCACCACATCGAATCCGATCGCATCACCGTTGAAATGGCCGTTGCCCCAATAGCAATGGCCATCGCATCGCACCCAGAGCTGGAATCCTATGACCTGTCGTCGCTGCGGTTCATCATGTGGGGCGCGACGCCGGTCAGCCAAAGCGTCGCCGAAACCGTCGCCCGGCGCACCGGCGTCGGTTGGGTTCCCGCCTACGGGACCACCGAATTGCCGGTCATTGCGTGCAACCCGCTCGACGGGGCCCGGCTCGACTCGGTCGGGCGGGCGGTGCCGGGCGTACAGCTGCGGGTGGTGTCGCTGCAGACCGGCGAGCCGGTCGGACCGGGCGAGGTCGGCGAGATTCAAGCGCGCTCGCCGTCGCTGATGGCCGGCTACTTACCAGAAGACGCGGAAGCGTTCTGCGACGGGTGGTTTCGCACCGGCGATGTCGGCTACCTGGATTCCGGCGGCTGGCTGCGGATTACCGACCGGCACAAAGAGATGATCAAAGTGCGCGGATTCCAGGTCGCGCCCGCCGAAATCGAGGCGGTGTTGCACGGTCATCCCGCGGTCAAAGACTGTGCGGTGTTCGGTGTCCCGGACGGCGTCAACGGGGAAGCGGTCGTTGCTGCGGTCGCGGCGCAGTCCCCGGTCGATGCCGCCGAGCTCAGCGATCGAGTCGCCGAGCGGCTGGCCTCGTACAAGCGGTTGAGCCGCGTGGTATTCGTGTCCGACATTCCTCGGCTGCCTTCCGGCAAGGTGCTGCGCCGAGTTCTCAAGGAGCGCTATGGATGTCCGTCTGACAGCTGA
- a CDS encoding ferredoxin--NADP reductase, translating to MAELHVFQQATVTRVIKETADTRTFVLAPHQQPFHYRAGQYCTFRVHVDGEELYRSYSMSSAPETDSELTTTVKRVPGGKVSNWLVDNVAEGDELTMTRAAGTFCLQATSAPLLAFAGGSGVTPILSLTKSALATTDRVVRLLCADRDRESVIFEAALDELVARYSGRLSVVRHIDVEQGLIDADAVREFVGSDVDAHNYVCGPEGFMAVVRSALPGPGRVFVEDFDLAPTIKAPSEPMPVAETEAQGTVTIFLERKKASVPRVPGETLLDSARRAGLSPPFSCEQGNCGTCMALLVEGRATMRNNEALDDDEVDEGYILTCQAVPDTPSVTVRYE from the coding sequence ATGGCGGAACTGCACGTGTTCCAACAGGCGACAGTGACCCGGGTGATCAAGGAAACCGCCGACACCCGCACCTTCGTGCTGGCTCCCCACCAGCAACCATTCCATTACCGGGCCGGGCAGTACTGCACGTTCCGCGTCCACGTGGACGGCGAGGAGCTGTATCGGTCGTATTCGATGTCCAGCGCGCCCGAGACCGATTCCGAGCTGACGACCACCGTCAAGCGGGTGCCCGGCGGCAAGGTCTCCAACTGGCTGGTCGACAACGTGGCCGAAGGCGACGAACTGACGATGACCAGAGCCGCAGGAACCTTCTGCCTGCAAGCGACCTCGGCGCCGTTGCTGGCGTTCGCCGGCGGCAGCGGCGTCACGCCGATCCTTTCGTTGACCAAAAGCGCGCTCGCCACGACGGATCGGGTGGTGCGGCTGCTGTGCGCCGACCGGGACCGCGAGTCGGTGATCTTCGAGGCAGCGCTCGACGAGCTCGTGGCGCGGTATTCGGGCCGGCTGTCGGTGGTGCGCCATATCGACGTCGAGCAGGGATTGATCGACGCGGACGCCGTCCGGGAGTTCGTGGGCTCGGACGTCGACGCGCACAACTATGTGTGCGGCCCGGAGGGGTTCATGGCCGTGGTGCGCTCGGCGCTGCCCGGGCCAGGGCGGGTCTTCGTCGAGGATTTCGACCTCGCGCCGACGATCAAGGCGCCTTCAGAGCCGATGCCCGTTGCCGAAACCGAGGCGCAGGGCACGGTGACGATTTTCCTCGAGCGTAAGAAGGCGTCGGTTCCGCGCGTCCCCGGAGAGACGCTGCTGGACAGCGCGCGGCGCGCCGGGCTGTCGCCGCCGTTCAGCTGCGAGCAGGGTAACTGCGGAACGTGCATGGCCCTGCTTGTCGAAGGCCGTGCGACGATGCGGAACAACGAAGCGCTCGACGACGACGAGGTGGACGAGGGCTACATTCTGACCTGCCAGGCCGTACCGGACACGCCGTCGGTCACGGTGCGCTACGAGTAG
- a CDS encoding DUF4286 family protein, whose amino-acid sequence MPKGVLHVESRPSSPDRDAEYNSWYDDIHLPQLLSLDGFVAARRLRPVADDGPYVALYEIEGDDLQAILDNMLAHAGDLQLSDALQLDPPPTMRLLELTTERRSR is encoded by the coding sequence GTGCCCAAAGGTGTGCTCCACGTCGAAAGTCGGCCCAGCTCGCCGGATCGCGATGCCGAGTACAACTCCTGGTACGACGATATCCATCTGCCCCAGCTGCTTTCGCTCGACGGGTTCGTCGCGGCGCGGAGGCTGCGACCGGTCGCCGACGACGGGCCCTATGTCGCGCTCTACGAGATCGAGGGCGACGACTTGCAGGCGATCCTGGACAACATGCTTGCCCATGCGGGCGACTTGCAGCTGTCCGACGCTTTGCAGTTGGACCCGCCGCCCACGATGCGGCTCCTCGAGCTGACGACCGAGCGTCGGAGCCGTTAG
- a CDS encoding CaiB/BaiF CoA transferase family protein: MTAPLAGIRILEVGTMLAGPYATMLLADLGAEVIKIEPPGGEISRQVSDSYFASLNRNKKSICLDLNSKEAQANLGELVAQSHALLVNLKPSAIRRLGLTYDALRRFNERIVCVAITGFGLDGGDEPAFDYVIQATTGVAALTGEPDGPPILPGYSSADNSTGLAAALGLLAQITSGRGGQVDVSLRDVMLSQLNYHASAYLNDGVEPQRRPFGAHSYYVPAQIFPTADGYLALFVTHDGFWKSFAAEANIDGFETMVERVARRDEVLAVVSAALAEDTATNWEARLRPLGVPAAAVRTLPEALNATPEMVVTAGDFRLVGSPVRIAGYQPDYRPPPELD, from the coding sequence ATGACGGCACCGCTGGCGGGTATCCGGATCCTCGAGGTCGGCACCATGCTGGCCGGGCCGTATGCCACGATGCTGCTGGCCGACCTCGGTGCGGAGGTCATCAAAATCGAGCCGCCCGGCGGGGAGATCTCCCGTCAGGTCTCCGACAGCTACTTCGCCAGCCTCAACCGCAACAAGAAGAGCATCTGTCTGGACCTGAACTCGAAAGAGGCGCAAGCAAATTTAGGCGAGCTCGTCGCGCAATCCCATGCCCTGCTGGTGAATCTGAAACCGTCGGCGATCCGCCGGCTCGGGCTGACCTATGATGCGCTGCGCCGCTTCAACGAACGGATCGTCTGTGTGGCGATCACTGGGTTCGGGCTGGACGGCGGCGACGAGCCCGCGTTCGACTATGTCATCCAAGCGACCACCGGCGTGGCAGCGCTTACCGGCGAGCCCGACGGACCGCCGATCCTGCCCGGCTACTCGTCGGCCGACAACTCCACTGGATTGGCCGCCGCACTTGGACTGCTGGCGCAAATCACGTCGGGCCGCGGCGGCCAGGTCGATGTGTCACTGCGCGACGTGATGCTTTCCCAGCTCAATTATCACGCATCAGCCTATCTCAACGACGGCGTCGAGCCGCAACGCCGACCGTTCGGCGCCCACTCGTATTACGTTCCGGCCCAGATTTTTCCGACGGCAGACGGGTATCTCGCGCTGTTCGTGACCCATGACGGGTTCTGGAAATCGTTTGCGGCCGAAGCCAATATCGATGGCTTTGAAACGATGGTGGAACGGGTGGCTCGTCGCGACGAGGTGCTGGCCGTCGTGAGCGCTGCCCTGGCCGAAGACACCGCCACCAACTGGGAGGCACGGCTACGGCCGCTCGGAGTGCCCGCGGCGGCGGTCCGAACGCTGCCCGAAGCGCTGAACGCTACTCCCGAGATGGTCGTTACCGCAGGGGATTTCCGTCTGGTCGGCAGTCCCGTCCGCATTGCGGGTTACCAGCCGGACTACCGTCCGCCGCCGGAACTGGACTAA
- a CDS encoding LLM class F420-dependent oxidoreductase encodes MRLGVMIGAERGDSARKVTKLLDDIEWAEAAGMDTAWIPQVPNDFDALTAVALMATRTTRIELGTAVVPLQAQHPIALARQALSVHAAAGGRLALGVGPSHHWIVRDMLGLPYERPAAFTRDYLEVLAVAFRGPGPVDVENETFTVHNPLDLAPVAPLSVLVAALGPVMLTLAGERADGTVLWMADERACAEHVVPRITKAADNAGRPAPRIVAGIPVCLCGPSEVDAARERANRILGEAEVSPNYQRLLEYGDARNVGDICAAGDEEAILARFRRFADAGVTDLSVRLLPIGNNRDELVASKRRTREVIAALGAEVR; translated from the coding sequence GTGCGCCTCGGAGTGATGATCGGTGCCGAGCGCGGCGATTCCGCGCGCAAGGTCACCAAGCTGCTGGACGACATCGAGTGGGCCGAGGCCGCCGGCATGGACACCGCGTGGATTCCGCAGGTGCCCAACGACTTCGACGCGCTGACGGCGGTCGCACTGATGGCCACCCGAACGACGCGCATCGAACTCGGCACCGCTGTGGTGCCGTTGCAGGCTCAACATCCCATTGCCTTGGCGCGTCAGGCGCTGTCTGTGCATGCCGCTGCCGGCGGCAGGCTGGCTCTGGGCGTCGGACCGTCGCATCACTGGATCGTTCGCGACATGCTCGGCCTGCCCTACGAGCGGCCAGCCGCGTTCACCCGCGACTACCTCGAGGTGCTGGCCGTCGCTTTCCGCGGGCCCGGCCCGGTGGACGTCGAGAACGAGACCTTCACCGTGCACAACCCTCTGGATCTCGCCCCCGTGGCGCCGCTGTCGGTGCTCGTCGCCGCGCTCGGACCGGTGATGCTGACGCTGGCGGGGGAGCGGGCCGACGGTACGGTGTTGTGGATGGCCGATGAACGCGCGTGCGCCGAGCACGTGGTCCCGCGGATCACCAAGGCTGCCGACAATGCGGGCCGACCGGCTCCGCGCATCGTCGCAGGTATACCTGTATGCCTTTGCGGGCCAAGCGAAGTCGATGCCGCCCGCGAGCGGGCCAACCGGATTCTGGGCGAGGCCGAAGTCTCGCCGAACTATCAGCGGCTGCTGGAGTACGGCGACGCCCGCAACGTCGGCGACATCTGCGCGGCCGGCGACGAGGAGGCCATCCTGGCGCGGTTCCGTCGCTTCGCCGACGCCGGGGTGACCGACCTGTCGGTGCGGTTGCTGCCGATCGGCAACAACCGCGACGAGCTCGTCGCCTCCAAACGCCGTACCCGGGAAGTCATCGCGGCGCTCGGCGCCGAAGTGCGATGA
- a CDS encoding cobalamin B12-binding domain-containing protein produces MAVRILVAKPGLDGHDRGAKIVARTLRDAGFEVIYTGIRQRIEDIASIAVQEDVALVGLSILSGAHLALTARTIEALRAADAADIGVVVGGTIPESDVPKLLDAGAAAVFPTGTPLDVLVREIRKLTGVPEPTVEESCASE; encoded by the coding sequence ATGGCCGTACGGATTCTGGTCGCCAAGCCCGGCCTCGACGGCCACGACCGCGGCGCCAAGATCGTCGCGCGCACCTTGCGTGACGCGGGCTTCGAGGTGATCTACACCGGCATCCGGCAGCGCATCGAAGACATCGCCTCGATCGCGGTGCAAGAAGACGTGGCACTGGTGGGGTTGAGCATCCTGTCGGGTGCGCACTTGGCGCTGACGGCCCGCACGATCGAAGCGCTGCGCGCGGCGGACGCCGCCGACATCGGCGTCGTCGTCGGCGGCACGATCCCCGAGTCCGACGTGCCCAAGCTGCTGGATGCCGGTGCGGCGGCGGTCTTTCCGACCGGGACGCCCCTGGATGTCCTGGTGCGGGAGATCCGCAAGCTGACCGGCGTCCCCGAACCTACCGTGGAGGAATCGTGCGCCTCGGAGTGA
- a CDS encoding methylmalonyl-CoA mutase family protein: MDNAAQTSAGIPLAPAYGPEDRSSEPPPPGTYPFTRGNFASGYRGKLWTFRQYSGFGTAEESNRRYRYLLDQGGTGLSVALDLPTQCGFDSDDPEVSEEVGRVGVAVDSLADAEILFDGIPLDKISTSMTINGTAAILLAFYVAAAEKKGIPRANLTGTIQNDILKEYASRGTWIWPPEPSLRLIADTIEFCAAEVPKFNAISVAGAHFRDAGANAVQEMAFTLADGVTYCDTVVERGRMTIDEFAPQISFFFYTHGDFFEEIAKYRAGRRRWATIVRERYGAKTDKASMFRFGCVCGGASLYAPQAHNNIVRVAYEALAAVLGGVQSMFTAAWDEPFALPTEESTTLALRTQQILAYESGVPRVADPLGGSYFVESLTDATEARIIEIMHDLEQHGGMVRAIEDGYLQGLIADEAYRMHQEIESGERPIVGVNRFVTEEPPPEVATYELDAEGRDLQLKRLSKVRAERDSAAAQSSLTALSRAAEGTDNLMPKLIDCANAYCTVGEMVSALKAVWGEFQQPVVF; the protein is encoded by the coding sequence ATGGATAACGCAGCTCAGACCTCAGCCGGTATTCCGCTCGCGCCGGCCTACGGGCCGGAGGACCGTAGCAGCGAACCGCCGCCCCCGGGGACCTACCCGTTCACCCGGGGCAACTTCGCGTCTGGATACCGCGGCAAGCTGTGGACATTTCGGCAGTACTCGGGGTTCGGCACCGCCGAGGAGTCCAATCGCCGGTACCGCTACCTGCTCGATCAGGGCGGCACGGGGCTCTCAGTTGCGCTCGACCTGCCGACGCAGTGCGGCTTCGATTCCGACGATCCCGAGGTCAGCGAAGAAGTTGGCCGGGTCGGCGTGGCGGTCGACAGCCTGGCCGACGCCGAGATCCTGTTCGACGGCATCCCGCTGGACAAGATCAGCACCAGCATGACCATCAACGGCACCGCGGCGATCCTGCTGGCGTTCTACGTTGCCGCCGCCGAGAAAAAGGGGATACCGCGGGCCAACCTTACCGGCACCATCCAAAACGACATCCTCAAGGAGTACGCCTCCCGCGGCACCTGGATCTGGCCGCCCGAGCCGTCGCTGCGGCTGATCGCCGACACGATCGAGTTCTGTGCGGCCGAAGTCCCCAAATTCAATGCGATCTCGGTGGCCGGAGCGCATTTCCGCGACGCTGGGGCCAACGCGGTGCAGGAGATGGCTTTCACCCTGGCCGACGGCGTCACCTACTGCGACACCGTGGTCGAGCGGGGCCGGATGACCATCGACGAGTTCGCTCCGCAGATCTCGTTCTTCTTCTACACCCATGGCGACTTCTTCGAAGAGATCGCCAAATACCGTGCGGGACGGCGCCGTTGGGCCACGATCGTGCGAGAACGCTACGGCGCGAAAACTGACAAGGCGTCGATGTTCCGGTTCGGCTGCGTCTGCGGCGGCGCTTCGCTGTATGCGCCGCAGGCGCACAACAACATCGTGCGGGTGGCCTATGAAGCGTTGGCGGCGGTGCTCGGCGGGGTGCAGTCGATGTTCACCGCCGCGTGGGACGAGCCGTTCGCGCTGCCCACCGAGGAGTCCACCACGCTGGCCTTGCGCACCCAGCAGATCCTGGCCTACGAAAGCGGCGTTCCCCGGGTCGCCGACCCACTCGGCGGCTCCTACTTCGTCGAGTCGCTCACCGATGCCACCGAGGCCCGCATCATCGAGATCATGCACGACCTCGAGCAGCACGGCGGCATGGTGCGGGCCATCGAAGACGGTTACCTGCAGGGGCTGATCGCCGACGAAGCCTACCGGATGCATCAGGAAATCGAATCCGGTGAGCGGCCGATCGTCGGGGTCAACCGGTTTGTCACCGAGGAGCCGCCGCCGGAGGTCGCCACCTACGAACTCGACGCCGAAGGACGCGATCTTCAGCTCAAGCGCCTGTCCAAGGTTCGGGCCGAAAGAGACTCTGCTGCAGCGCAATCCAGCCTCACAGCGCTGTCCCGCGCCGCTGAGGGCACCGACAATCTGATGCCCAAGCTGATCGACTGCGCCAACGCGTATTGCACGGTCGGTGAAATGGTGTCGGCGCTCAAAGCGGTGTGGGGCGAATTCCAGCAGCCGGTGGTGTTCTAA
- a CDS encoding type II toxin-antitoxin system Phd/YefM family antitoxin, with protein MRTVTSTQAKAKLNAILAEVEETGISVTITNHGRPVAVLTPARQRPRRFGQLPTLAVPNDFDDALPDDEMAHWEGSL; from the coding sequence GTGAGGACGGTGACCAGCACGCAGGCCAAGGCAAAGCTCAACGCGATCCTGGCCGAGGTTGAGGAAACCGGCATATCGGTAACGATCACTAATCACGGCCGCCCGGTTGCCGTGCTTACACCGGCCCGTCAACGTCCGCGCCGATTCGGCCAGCTGCCAACGCTGGCCGTGCCAAATGACTTCGATGATGCACTTCCCGACGACGAGATGGCTCACTGGGAAGGTAGTTTGTGA
- a CDS encoding type II toxin-antitoxin system VapC family toxin — protein MNPRRRSSTPAAVLLDTNALLWLVSAPERVSESAREVLSEPNTEVMVSAASAWEIAIKTRLCRLDGDPLLSAWSDVLGDMTAIELPIDAGDAILAGRLPWQHRDPFDRMIVAQAARRNLTIATSDTRIIRAALTSTLKI, from the coding sequence GTGAATCCGCGGCGGCGGTCGTCCACACCGGCCGCAGTGCTGCTCGATACCAACGCCCTGTTGTGGCTTGTTTCCGCGCCGGAGAGGGTGTCTGAGTCGGCGAGAGAAGTGTTGAGCGAACCGAATACAGAGGTCATGGTGTCGGCCGCTTCGGCGTGGGAGATAGCGATCAAGACCAGGTTGTGCCGCCTTGACGGTGATCCGTTGCTGTCCGCGTGGTCCGACGTACTCGGCGACATGACCGCTATCGAGTTGCCGATCGACGCAGGCGATGCAATCCTGGCCGGCCGCCTCCCGTGGCAACACCGGGATCCGTTTGACCGGATGATCGTGGCGCAGGCCGCGCGGCGAAACCTGACCATCGCCACCAGCGACACTCGGATAATTCGCGCAGCGCTCACCTCGACCCTGAAAATCTGA
- a CDS encoding amidase produces MAVPRPSTTDIAAAASHFGFRLDADALAAYTAIAGYTLTSYDAVDELYDQLARPQVPERAYRFPKPADNPLGAWYVTAEISSGAQGPLSGRTVAIKDNIAVAGIPMMNGSAALEGFISSRDATVVERLLDAGAVIAGKSVCEDLCCSGSSFTSACGPVRNPWDPTREAGGSSSGSAALVAAGVVDLALGADQGGSVRIPAALCGIVGHKPTHGLVPYTGAFPIERTIDHIGPMARTVADTALLLSVLAGPDGRDPRQRDDVPVLDYRAALTGDVAGLRVGLLSEGFGQPGSRPEVDELVRSAAQRFSEIGCSVAEVSVPWHRTAFHLFTVIITDGAAAQMLDGNGYGIGVDGLYDPELMAHFARQRLATADQFSSTIKAAVLCGHYGQTTLGGAVYAKARNLLPQVRAAYDDALDHYEVLVMPTVPGTAETLPVGGPQDLAFLANAHGKAINTAPMDITGHPAISVPAGLLDGLPVGMMIMGKRFDDATVLNVAHAFEQLCAGFPMPGRGSRHAGSPASR; encoded by the coding sequence ATGGCGGTTCCTCGGCCGTCGACAACGGATATCGCTGCGGCGGCGAGTCATTTCGGCTTCCGTCTTGACGCCGATGCGTTGGCGGCCTACACCGCGATCGCCGGGTACACGCTCACGTCCTACGACGCCGTTGACGAGTTGTACGACCAGCTGGCGCGCCCACAAGTGCCCGAGCGCGCTTACCGATTCCCGAAGCCGGCCGACAATCCGCTCGGCGCCTGGTATGTCACCGCCGAGATCAGCTCCGGCGCACAGGGACCGCTGTCGGGCAGGACCGTGGCGATCAAGGACAACATCGCCGTCGCAGGTATCCCGATGATGAACGGGTCGGCCGCACTGGAGGGATTCATCTCGAGCCGCGACGCGACCGTCGTCGAGCGTCTGCTGGATGCCGGGGCGGTCATTGCCGGCAAAAGCGTCTGCGAGGACCTGTGCTGCTCGGGGTCCAGCTTCACCTCCGCGTGCGGTCCGGTGCGCAACCCGTGGGATCCCACCCGTGAAGCGGGCGGATCGTCCAGCGGCAGTGCGGCGCTGGTCGCCGCCGGCGTGGTCGACTTGGCGCTGGGCGCAGACCAAGGCGGTTCTGTGCGGATCCCGGCGGCGCTGTGCGGCATCGTAGGGCACAAGCCCACCCACGGGCTGGTGCCCTACACGGGCGCCTTCCCGATCGAGCGGACCATCGATCACATCGGTCCGATGGCGCGCACTGTCGCCGACACCGCGCTGTTGCTCAGCGTGCTGGCCGGACCGGACGGGCGAGATCCACGGCAGCGCGACGACGTTCCTGTCCTCGACTACCGGGCCGCCCTCACCGGCGACGTCGCCGGTCTGCGGGTGGGGCTGCTCTCGGAGGGCTTCGGCCAGCCGGGCTCGCGTCCCGAAGTGGACGAGCTGGTTCGGTCGGCGGCACAGCGGTTCAGCGAAATCGGTTGCAGCGTCGCCGAGGTCAGTGTGCCGTGGCACCGGACGGCGTTCCACCTCTTCACTGTCATCATCACCGACGGTGCCGCCGCTCAGATGCTTGACGGCAACGGTTATGGGATCGGTGTGGACGGGCTTTACGACCCAGAGCTCATGGCGCACTTCGCCCGGCAGCGCCTGGCCACAGCCGACCAGTTTTCCAGCACCATCAAAGCCGCGGTGCTGTGCGGCCACTACGGACAGACCACGCTCGGCGGCGCCGTGTATGCGAAGGCGCGCAATCTGCTGCCGCAGGTGCGCGCCGCCTATGACGATGCGCTCGATCACTACGAAGTGCTGGTGATGCCCACGGTCCCCGGCACGGCGGAAACACTTCCGGTCGGCGGCCCGCAAGACCTTGCGTTCCTGGCGAACGCGCACGGTAAAGCGATCAATACCGCACCCATGGACATCACCGGTCACCCCGCGATCTCGGTGCCGGCCGGCCTTCTCGACGGCCTCCCCGTCGGAATGATGATCATGGGCAAGCGATTCGACGACGCGACGGTGCTCAACGTCGCGCATGCCTTCGAGCAGCTGTGCGCCGGGTTTCCTATGCCCGGCAGAGGATCTCGCCATGCGGGATCGCCAGCCAGCCGTTAG